Genomic DNA from Segatella copri:
CAAGGACGATATCATCGACAAGGATGGCAATATCGCTTCTAGCAAACCAGGCTGGTATCTCGTAATCGTAACAACATCTGTTGTAAACCGTGAAATCCACTATGACGTTCAGTTCAACAAGCCAACAATCTGGCTGATTGGCCCTGCAGCTGGCAGCGACGATTTCGCAGAAGAAGCAGAAGGCTGGTCATTCACTGTACCTACAACCATGGACGGAGAATTCGTATCTCCTGCATTCGTAGGTTCAGTTCCTGCTGGTACTGATAAGGGTGTACGTATGTACGTTAAGATTCCAGGACACGACTGGTGGCATTCTGAGTTCGTTGTATTAGACGGTAAGATCAAGTACCGTGCAACAGGCGGCGACCAGGATAGAGTTACAGGTGAAGTAGGTCAGCAGGTTCACCTCAACTTCTCTAAGGGAACTGGTGAAATCAAGTAATAACGATTTAAAATCGAAGTAAAATGAAAAAGTTATCATTATATATCTCTATCGCACTTGCAGGCCTCTTCATGGGGTCCTGCAGCGAAGATTTCAAAGACTGGGCAGATCCTCAGACTAACCCACAGGAAGATGCCATCACAATTCCTGGCTTTACTGCAACAGCAGCTCAGGCCATCGACTTTGCCAGTGTGACTACAGATAGTGTCAACACCTTCTCTTTAAGCAGCGCTGCTCTTCCTGAAGGTTTTACCTTGGGAAATGCTCGCATTGAGCTTACTCCTCAGGGTGTAGAGAATGCAACCAAGACTACAGTTAATACAAGTCTTGATGGTAAGGGTGCAGTAGCTGACCTCGCATCTGTTGTAGAATCAGCTTATGGCAAGCGTCCTACAGCCCGCACTTTTGATGCCCAGGTTTATGTAAATGCTATAAAAGAGGGTCAGGCTGTTCTCATTGATGCAGGCAAGATTAACCTCGTAATGACTCCAAAGGCTCCATTCATCGATGCAGCTTACTACCTCGTAGGTGACATGTTTACTACAGATGACGTAAATGGTTGGAATACTATAAGTGACAAGCAGACATTCAAACACAGCGATAAGGATGTATATGAAGATCCTATTTTCACTATCACTTTCGAAACAACCAAGGCGGACCAGTATTGGAAGATTATTCCTAAGGCGAACGTTGATGCAGGTAATACCGATTCATCTGCTGCTGGTGTAGTAGGTCCTAAGGTTGACGGCGAAGACAGCATGACTGGTTCTTTGACAAATGGTGACGCTAAGGCTGGTAAGATAGCTAAGGCTGGTAAGTATAAGCTCACCCTCAACATGATGGACTACACTTATACCTTCGAGGAGGTTAAATACGATCCATTCATCTACTTCATTGGCGCAACTGACGGTTGGAAGAACTCTGACCAGAAGCTCGCTCTCGTGGACGAGGCAAAGGGCGTATACACTGGTTATGTATATGTAGCCGATCCGAACGGAGCTGGTCTCCAGTTCAAGTTCCAGCGTGTAGCTGGAAGCTGGGACAACGAAATCAATGCTGGTGCATTTGTAAGCTTTGGTGGAGCTGCTACCAACGAAAATGGAAACATCGGCGTGAACGCTGGAGAGGGTGTCTACTACTTCGATGTTAATCTTTCAGAAGGCACTATCACAGCCACTAAGGTTGAGACCATGGGTATGATTGGTGGTTTCAACAATTGGGATGGCGACGCAGTCATGACTTGGAATGCTGAAGAGTATTGCTTCGAGGCAACAAATGTAGGTGTTACTGCCGATGGTTGGAAGTTCCGCGTAAATGGTGGTTGGGACATCAACCTCGGTGGAAGTCTCAATAACCTTACTGCTGGTGGCGACAACATTACAGTAGCAGGCAACACAGTCAAGTTGTATCCAACAAGAAAGACAAATGACAATATCTACTGCACAGTAGAATAAGCATCTGTTTCATCATAATAAAAATAGTATAACCAATAGGCGGCTCTCAATTCCGGGAGTCGCCTATTTTTTTCGTTCTCCTCCCCCTTTTCAAGTATTTTTTCCCTAAAACCTTGGAAGTTATGAGGAAAAGTCATATCTTTGCAGAAGAAAAGCTATAAAAAAGAAATTATGGGACATCAAGAAGATATTGTAAAAACAGAAAGAAAAATCATTATCATCAGGGATACGCAAGTTATCCTTGACAGAGATGTTGCTGAATTATATGGAGTAGAAACCAGAGAAATCAACCAAGCACTAAGGAACAACCCTAAAAAGTTTCCTCCAGGTTATGTTATTGAGTTGAATGACAGCGAGAAAAAATGAACTGATTAAAAATTTTGACCACCTCGAAACATTGAAGTTTTCTCATGCAACTGTAAAGGGATTTACAGAGCAAGGACTTTATATGCTTGCCACAATATTAAAATCACCAATGGCAACAGCCACCGAACTTCCACTGGAGGAAATCCAGAAATTGAAGGAATAAGTAGAGGCTAGCTGGACTTTCGCAAGTTTTGCCCCTTCAGGGCGTTCTTGAACCGCATGCTAAAGTTCAGTCAACTTATAGTTGAAAATTCAGCAACATCAACCGCCTCATTCAAGTACTTCATTCTGCAACATCAACCACTTCATTCTGCAACATCAAGTGCTTTATTCAGCCAACGAAATTGCCTCTTCCACCCAGCGAAGTCGAATCCATCACCCAACGAATTCGTATCTTTAACCCAGCGCAGTCGTATCCTTAACCCAGCGCAGTCGTATCCTTCAATTCAATGAAACGTATGAACTTGCGCAATGACGTACATGAAGCGAAAGAGGCTCACTTGATGATTACCAGGATGCTTCTGAAACTACGTCCCGACGTATCTGTTACTGCGTCGGGACGCATCTTTTACTGCGTCGGGACGTAGCAAATGCTGCATCAGGACGTAATTTTCATTTCCTCAGTTGGCTATGATTCCTCCTCTCACCAGCCATTTTGCAAAGAAGCGGTCGCAGAAATACTCTGCGCCCTTATAGCCATATACCACAAAAGGATTGTTCAATCTTGCCATATCTTGTTATCATTCATTATACAAACGTTCATTGCGCTTTTTACGCAACGCAAATTACGCAATAAAAAACGAGACCGTCAAATGTTTTCTAGTTTTTTAATCATAATTATCTCCTAAAGCTACATATACCTTAAATTATATATAGAAGAAAAGCGCACCGGAATGCAAACGTTTGCACAATTTATTCGCTTGATTTGCATCAATTTTTGAACAAGCTAATGAAATAAATCGTAACTTTGCCAACGTATAACAATACAACTTGCAATTAAACATAAAATAATAATCACAAAATACAATGATAATTATGAAGAAGATATACTTTACACTTATCGCTTTACTGGCAAGCATCAATATGTTTGCACAAGGTTGGCCTGCTAACTATAGTGGCGTCATGCTGCAAGGATTCTCATGGGATTCTTACGACTACTCCCAATGGACTGTTTTAGAGAAGCAAGCCGATGACATGAAAGGTTTCATCGACCTAGTATGGCTCCCACAAAGCGGTAAATGCATCGAAACCACAAAGGTGATGGGCTATAAGCCATATTATTATTTCAACCAGAATTCCTCATTCGGAACTGAGGCTGAACTCAGAAGTCTGATTGCCAAATTCAAAGCCAACGGCATAGGCGCAATAGCAGATGTTGTGGTCAACCACCGCAATACAGACGGCTGGTTCACCTTCCCTGCAGAGACATACAATGGAGTGACTTACCAGATGTTGTCTACCGATATCTGCAAGAATGATGATAGTGGAAGTACGGCAACACAGGCAAAAAAAGACGGGGTTAGCCTCAGCAATAACTATGATGAGGGAACCGACTTTGGAGGATGCCGTGATATTGACCATAAGAGCGAGAACGTACAGAAGATTATCAAGGCATATCTGAAATTTCTGAAGGAGGATATAGGATATACCGGTTTCCGCTACGACATGGTAAAGGGTTTCAGCGGTACCCACGTGGCTGACTACAATGATGCTACCGGTGTAGAATTCTCGGTAGGTGAATATTGGGATGGAAACCAATCTATCATCAACTGGATAAACAAGACTAACAAGAAGAGTGCAGCCTTCGACTTCCAGTTCCGTTATAATGTACGTGATGCAGTAGGCGTAAAAGACAATAAGATTGTTTCATCACCAAACTGGTCGAAGTTGAAGAGCGATATCAATCTGATGCATGACCCAACTTATCGTCAGTATGCCATCACATTCGTAGAGAATCACGACATGCAATTCCGTTCTAAAGATGAGCAGCAGGATCCGCTTATGCGAGATACGCTTGCTGCAAATGCCTATATGCTCGCCATGCCGGGAACTCCTTGCGTGTTCCAGCCACACTGGAGAGCCTACAAACAGGAAATCAAGAGCATGATTGAAGCCCGCAAACTTGCAGGCATCACCAACATGAGCAATTATACCAACAAGATGGCACAGACCGCATGCTTTGCCAATGAGACTACTGGCAACAAGGCGAAACTCATCGTGGTTGTAGGAAACAACACCAAGGCATATACTCCAGGCACTGATTATGCACAGATTCTCGAAGGATACCACTACCGTTATTATCTTTCTAAATCAGCAGAAACCGCATGGTGCAATATACCATCAGGCGAATACGAGGCAGGTTTCAAGGCTAAGCTTACGGCTGTCAGCCAGAACAGCAATGCCAAACTGGTATACACTACTGACGGCACAGCCCCTACAGCCAAGAGCAAGCAGGTGGCTACAGGTAGCAACATCAACATAGATGAGACCTGCACCTTGAAGGTTGGCTTGCTCAGCAACGGAACCGTAACAGGTATCCGTACCTACAATTATACCGTCAAGGCATTCGAGCCATATACCATCACCGTATATGCCAATGCTGACCAGGTAACAAACTGGGGTTCAACCATGTATTTCTACGCATGGAATACAAGCGGAGAGCTCACAGAAAAATGGCCAGGTACTGCTGTCACAGCAACCAAGACGCTGAACGGTAAGAAGTGGTACTATATGGACTTCAAGATCAAGAGCAAGGATGCTATCGTAAACATCATCTTCAATCAGGGAAAAGACAAGAAGCAGTCCGTAGACATGAACGCTGGCAACAGCACCAAGTTCTACGAGATTACCACTGCACAGAGTAATGGCAAATACACCTGCAAGGATGTTACCGCCACCTGGGCACCACCAACAGGCATCACAGGAACTCCAACCATAAGCAATACCACAACAGACAATGCATGGTATACACTTAGCGGTATGAAATTGGGTAAGAAGCCTGCAAAGAATGGTGTTTACATCCACCAGGGAAAGAAAGTGATTATCAGATAAGAATATAACAAATAAGTTCAAAGAATAGTTTAAGTTTTTCAGTTTTAGGCTTTTAGGTTTATTAAGGTTTATGTTTTTAGGTTTAGTTTTGTGTGAACAAAATTATTAGTTAGTTGTTTTAGGTTAGGAAAAAGAGGTATATCCAAGATTCATCTTCGGGATATACCTCTTTTCTTATTTTAATTATCTTTCTTATTCTAATTATCTTTCGCGCTGGTCAGCACCCCACATCAGTTTTTCTCTCAAGGTAGAGAAGTAACGCTGGTTGCGCTGCTTCACAATCTTGATGCTATGAGGAGCCTTGCGGATAATGAGGCGGGTTTCCTCCGTCATACGCTCACTACGTCCATCGATGGCTACCAGATAGTTGTGGCTGCGACTCTCGATATCGAGCGTGATGACTGCCGTATCGTTGATTACGATAGGCCGGATGTTCAGACTGTGAGGAGCCACCGGAGTAAGACAGATGCTGCCACTCTGCGGAATGATGATAGGACCGCCATTAGATAGATTGTATGCCGTAGAACCTGTTGGCGTGGTAACAATCAGACCATCCGCCTGATAAGTAACGAGAAATTCGCCATCAACCTGCGTACGGA
This window encodes:
- a CDS encoding DUF5115 domain-containing protein: MKKLSLYISIALAGLFMGSCSEDFKDWADPQTNPQEDAITIPGFTATAAQAIDFASVTTDSVNTFSLSSAALPEGFTLGNARIELTPQGVENATKTTVNTSLDGKGAVADLASVVESAYGKRPTARTFDAQVYVNAIKEGQAVLIDAGKINLVMTPKAPFIDAAYYLVGDMFTTDDVNGWNTISDKQTFKHSDKDVYEDPIFTITFETTKADQYWKIIPKANVDAGNTDSSAAGVVGPKVDGEDSMTGSLTNGDAKAGKIAKAGKYKLTLNMMDYTYTFEEVKYDPFIYFIGATDGWKNSDQKLALVDEAKGVYTGYVYVADPNGAGLQFKFQRVAGSWDNEINAGAFVSFGGAATNENGNIGVNAGEGVYYFDVNLSEGTITATKVETMGMIGGFNNWDGDAVMTWNAEEYCFEATNVGVTADGWKFRVNGGWDINLGGSLNNLTAGGDNITVAGNTVKLYPTRKTNDNIYCTVE
- a CDS encoding ORF6N domain-containing protein, coding for MGHQEDIVKTERKIIIIRDTQVILDRDVAELYGVETREINQALRNNPKKFPPGYVIELNDSEKK
- a CDS encoding alpha-amylase family glycosyl hydrolase, translating into MKKIYFTLIALLASINMFAQGWPANYSGVMLQGFSWDSYDYSQWTVLEKQADDMKGFIDLVWLPQSGKCIETTKVMGYKPYYYFNQNSSFGTEAELRSLIAKFKANGIGAIADVVVNHRNTDGWFTFPAETYNGVTYQMLSTDICKNDDSGSTATQAKKDGVSLSNNYDEGTDFGGCRDIDHKSENVQKIIKAYLKFLKEDIGYTGFRYDMVKGFSGTHVADYNDATGVEFSVGEYWDGNQSIINWINKTNKKSAAFDFQFRYNVRDAVGVKDNKIVSSPNWSKLKSDINLMHDPTYRQYAITFVENHDMQFRSKDEQQDPLMRDTLAANAYMLAMPGTPCVFQPHWRAYKQEIKSMIEARKLAGITNMSNYTNKMAQTACFANETTGNKAKLIVVVGNNTKAYTPGTDYAQILEGYHYRYYLSKSAETAWCNIPSGEYEAGFKAKLTAVSQNSNAKLVYTTDGTAPTAKSKQVATGSNINIDETCTLKVGLLSNGTVTGIRTYNYTVKAFEPYTITVYANADQVTNWGSTMYFYAWNTSGELTEKWPGTAVTATKTLNGKKWYYMDFKIKSKDAIVNIIFNQGKDKKQSVDMNAGNSTKFYEITTAQSNGKYTCKDVTATWAPPTGITGTPTISNTTTDNAWYTLSGMKLGKKPAKNGVYIHQGKKVIIR